DNA from Deinococcus cellulosilyticus NBRC 106333 = KACC 11606:
TTGAGGTGTCCGCTGGCAAGTCCTGCCAGGAAGGCATTCCCGTAACTCGCTCCGACCGTCACCTCTGGAAGCACCTGCTCCATGTTGCACACGTCACTGACGATCTGGGGCCACATGCGGCTCTGGGCTCCCCCACCCACCGCCACGACGCGGTTGATGTCGGCACCCAGGTCCCGAAAGGTCTCCAGGTTGTGACGGATGCCAAAGGCGACCCCTTCCAGGGTGGCCCGGAACAGGTGGGCACGGGTGTGGGAGAGGTTCAGTCCAGCAAAAATGCCACTCGCCCGGGGGTCATTGATGGGGGTGCGTTCTCCACTGAAGTAAGGCAGCACCAGCAAACCTGCTGAGCCTGGTGGAACAAAGGTGGCTTCATGGAAGAGGGTGGAAAAACTGCTGCCCCCTGCCAGTTGCTCCCTGAACCACCCGGTCAGGGCTCCGGTGGTTGCCATGCCGGCAGCCAGATTCAACTGTCCTTTGAAGGCCCCTCCCACCGTCCAGACCCTTGGATCAGGGGTTGGCGTGTCCTGCACCAGAATGAAAAAGGTGGTGCTCCCGTACATCACCATCAGGTCCCCGGGTTCGGCCACACCCACACTGAGGGCTTCGCTGAGGGCATCAACTGCACCCACTGTGACGGGGGTTCCCTCTCTCAGACCAGTGATCCGGGCAGCTTCCGGGGTCACAGATCCAGCGATCTCATCACTCCAGCCCAGTTCGGGCAGCATGGAGAGGTCACAGAAGTGCCCGGCGTAACGCCCACTCCACTCCAGGGTCTCACCGTCCATCAGGGGCATGTAATGGCTTGCCGTATGGCGGTCCATCACATGCCTTGAGGTGAGTTTGAAGACCAGATAACTGCTGGCGGTGGTCAGTTTTGCTGTTCTGGACCAGATTTCAGGTTCATGCTTGCGCAGCCATTTGATCTTGGGTCCAATCGCCTGGGAGGTGAAGTGCATCTTGCTGAAGCTGTAAATTGCATCTTCTCCCAGCAATGCGTTCAGTTCTCTAATTTCTTCGGTGGCCCGGGTGTCCACACCATAGAGGATTCCAGGCCTCAGGGGGTTTCCCTGTGCATCCAGTGGAAGCAGGCAGGGCCCAATCGCACTGACGGCCATCCCAACCACATTTTCACCCGTGTATGGGGAACCGTCCAGCAGGTTTCTGCAGACCTGCACCACGTCCTTCCACCAGACCTCATCGGCGTCCTGCTCTGCCCATCCCGGCTGGGGGTGACTGACCCCGTGTTCCACCACATGGGTCTTCAAGAGGGTGCCCTGGAGGTCGGTCAGGACGCCTTTGGTGCTTGAAGTGCCGACATCAATGCCCAGCAACAGTTCTGTCATGTGCTTCCATTCTTTCAAAAAAGAAGTCCCACCCTGGAAGGTGGGACTGAAATTGGGTTTCCAGATTTCTGCCCCCAGGGAACCAGGTCACCAGATGGTGTAACCTCCATCCACCGTCAGGACACTGCCCGTCACGTAACTGCTCGCCCTTGAGGCCAGGTAGACCACCGAAGGACCGATTTCTTCGGGCTCAGCGAGGCGGCCCATCGGGATGGTTTCCAGCCAGACTTTGCGCCACTCCTCGGTTTCCATGCCTTTTTTGGTCAGGGGGGTCGCCACGTAACCGGGGGCAATGGCGTTGACCCTGACCCCTCTGGAAGCCCACTCTCCTGCAAGGGATCGGGTCAGCATGATCACTCCAGCTTTACTGGTGTTGTAGGCGGCCTGGGGCTGCGGATGGTTGGAGATGATGCCACTCATGCTGGCCAGGTTGATGATGCTGCCTGATCCGCGCTCCAGCATGTGTGGCGCAATGGCACGGCAGCAGGAGAAAACCCCATCGAGATTGACTTTCATGATCAGGTCCCACTCACTGTCCGTGGTTTCTTCTGCGGGGGTGTTGCGGACAATGCCTGCATTGTTGACCAGCACATCCACCTGTCCTGCTTCCACTGTGATCTGCTGGAACACCGCACTGACCTGAGTGGAGTCTGTCACGTTGAGCCCCTTGAACCGGGCACCCAGACGGCCTGCTGCTTCC
Protein-coding regions in this window:
- a CDS encoding FGGY-family carbohydrate kinase, which translates into the protein MTELLLGIDVGTSSTKGVLTDLQGTLLKTHVVEHGVSHPQPGWAEQDADEVWWKDVVQVCRNLLDGSPYTGENVVGMAVSAIGPCLLPLDAQGNPLRPGILYGVDTRATEEIRELNALLGEDAIYSFSKMHFTSQAIGPKIKWLRKHEPEIWSRTAKLTTASSYLVFKLTSRHVMDRHTASHYMPLMDGETLEWSGRYAGHFCDLSMLPELGWSDEIAGSVTPEAARITGLREGTPVTVGAVDALSEALSVGVAEPGDLMVMYGSTTFFILVQDTPTPDPRVWTVGGAFKGQLNLAAGMATTGALTGWFREQLAGGSSFSTLFHEATFVPPGSAGLLVLPYFSGERTPINDPRASGIFAGLNLSHTRAHLFRATLEGVAFGIRHNLETFRDLGADINRVVAVGGGAQSRMWPQIVSDVCNMEQVLPEVTVGASYGNAFLAGLASGHLNMTDLKAWSRPREVLKPGAHNHQIYSELYPHFLALYQQNRGLMHELHRFHTKSRNQALNNDV
- a CDS encoding SDR family NAD(P)-dependent oxidoreductase, coding for MNAFDLTGKVCIVTGGAQGIGYAISQELIQHGATVYIVDQNQEVGQEAAGRLGARFKGLNVTDSTQVSAVFQQITVEAGQVDVLVNNAGIVRNTPAEETTDSEWDLIMKVNLDGVFSCCRAIAPHMLERGSGSIINLASMSGIISNHPQPQAAYNTSKAGVIMLTRSLAGEWASRGVRVNAIAPGYVATPLTKKGMETEEWRKVWLETIPMGRLAEPEEIGPSVVYLASRASSYVTGSVLTVDGGYTIW